A genomic stretch from Salarias fasciatus chromosome 10, fSalaFa1.1, whole genome shotgun sequence includes:
- the LOC115395009 gene encoding LOW QUALITY PROTEIN: microfibrillar-associated protein 3-like (The sequence of the model RefSeq protein was modified relative to this genomic sequence to represent the inferred CDS: inserted 1 base in 1 codon), protein SHVVVKEGSSALIQCNVTGVHGDVKWFNSRGALLDEEAGEKWQIPEKGILNITAVSFEDRGRYTCVASSGAGVTTNYTVTLRVAYTDSGLGLYFVIVCLAAFAVTMVLNVARLCMVSSHLKETERAINDFFRTEGAEKLQKAFEVAKRIPIVTSAKTLELAKVTQFKTLEXARHVEELARSVPLPPLILNCRMFAEETAERPNPPGDAAASGQGAGSPSAGRRAEEQGLLAGGKRGGAGGVGGVDVTVSVHTVSETVLGEGDVDLGDPGPRSHDATTGPCEAATPGAGHGP, encoded by the exons agccacGTGGTGGTGAAGGAGGGCTCCAGTGCGCTCATCCAGTGCAACGTGACCGGGGTGCATGGAGATGTGAAGTGGTTCAACTCCAGAGGAGCGCTGCTGGACGAAGAGGCAG gtgaGAAGTGGCAGATTCCAGAGAAAGGCATCCTGAACATCACGGCCGTCTCCTTCGAGGACCGCGGCCGCTACACCTGTGTGGCGTCCAGCGGCGCCGGCGTCACCACCAACTACACCGTGACTCTGCGGGTGGCGTACACGGACAGCGGGCTGGGCCTGTACTTCGTCATCGTGTGCCTGGCGGCCTTCGCCGTCACCATGGTCCTGAACGTGGCGCGGCTGTGCATGGTCAGCAGCCACCTGAAGGAGACCGAGCGCGCCATCAACGACTTCTTCCGCACCGAGGGCGCCGAGAAGCTGCAGAAGGCCTTCGAGGTCGCCAAGCGGATCCCCATCGTCACCTCGGCCAAGACGCTGGAGCTCGCCAAGGTCACGCAGTTCAAGACGCTGG TTGCCCGCCACGTGGAGGAGCTGGCGCGCAGcgtgccgctgccgccgctcatCCTCAACTGCCGCATGTTCGCAGAGGAGACGGCAGAGCGGCCCAACCCACCGGGCGACGCGGCGGCGAGCGGGCAGGGCGCCGGCTCGCCGAGCGCCGGCCGCAGGGCGGAGGAACAGGGTCTGCTGGCGGGAGGAAagcgcggcggcgccggcggcgtcGGCGGCGTCGACGTCACGGTGTCGGTCCACACGGTTTCTGAGACGGTTCTCGGCGAGGGAGACGTGGACCTGGGCGATCCAGGGCCCCGGTCACATGACGCCACGACGGGTCCCTGTGAGGCCGCAACGCCGGGGGCGGGACACGGCCCCTGA